The genomic window AAAAATCTTTGTCAAAGTTATTCAACTTTGACAAAGATTAGACATAAGAAAATTATTTTTGGTAAGCTACAGCTAGTTGTTTGCTTGAACCTAATCCTTCCATTCCTAATTCGATTACATCACCTGCTTGGATATAAACTGGATTTGGTTTTATTCCCAATCCAACACCTGGAGGGGTTCCTGTACTAATTATATCACCTGGAAGCAAAGTCATAAATTGGCTTAAATAATGCACCAAATAAGGAATTTTGAACACTAAATTCAAAGTGTTACTGTTTTGGTATGTTTTACCATTCACCGTCAACCACATCGATAAATTATCGACATCGGCAATTTCGTCTGTTGTCGCCATGAAGGGACCAAGTGGTGCAAAGGTATCGCAACCTTTTCCTTTTGCCCATTGTCCGCCACGTTCCAACTGAAAACCTCTTTCGCTGTAATCGTTGTGCAAACAATAACCTGCTACATAATCCATAGCGTCAGCTTCATCAACATAACTGGCTTTTTTTCCAACTATAAAGGCCAATTCGATTTCCCAATCGGTTTTGTCG from Flavobacterium eburneipallidum includes these protein-coding regions:
- a CDS encoding fumarylacetoacetate hydrolase family protein, with amino-acid sequence MKLIRFGEAGKEKPGILIEEKRYDVSSIVTDYNEAFFEDNGLEKLKKAIESNTSFPEVADSVRLGSPVARPSKIICIGLNYVDHCVETGAAIPTEPIIFFKSTTALCGPNDDVIIPKNSDKTDWEIELAFIVGKKASYVDEADAMDYVAGYCLHNDYSERGFQLERGGQWAKGKGCDTFAPLGPFMATTDEIADVDNLSMWLTVNGKTYQNSNTLNLVFKIPYLVHYLSQFMTLLPGDIISTGTPPGVGLGIKPNPVYIQAGDVIELGMEGLGSSKQLAVAYQK